A section of the Triticum dicoccoides isolate Atlit2015 ecotype Zavitan chromosome 7A, WEW_v2.0, whole genome shotgun sequence genome encodes:
- the LOC119330110 gene encoding centromere/kinetochore protein zw10 homolog, whose product MADDVRELLLSTTADADPSTPLSAPDLRLLIDHLRHRSDRLHASALSFASSNREPLASALLRAASSAASSASLQSSLQSALSPLSSSPDLSDLRSLSDRLVAARRELRERQEHLAAASSVASLSARLRAARASANPLDAAAAAAELKPLLVNPEGSGSGGDEPVVFGLLRGEWEQLVDELQVGLSKNVEECVEFAPEGGKVVVRAGPSGSSSGTPGVELRVALQALEIIDSLDYGMAKVADLMVKHVFIPAISNISVTVSVEVLEKNGSTYPASVLSIVPSEELQGYKDGSVLYSRIIDVIKFARKFICVENITWMQSFAKLTWSRISDLVITHFLSKAVPDEASKLIEFQDVIRSTTEFENTLRGMMFISPDRKDGKLTQFVDDVEVHFAVRKRNEILVKARYILVQYDYKNPLASDDHGDSVVDLLFQPEKCFISKSALQLMKLVHGALKDACLSSARVAKEFCCAARDALLLYKAIVPVQLEKQLNSISPVAAILHNDFYHLSQEILGLAFEYRADFPSGQQKLVVFVDLAPIFSQMADGILRRQIQFATANLSEAIDGADGFQNTHQSQHCESAKFSIEQVVFILEKIHIMWESVLPRSIYRRSMFHVLGPVFSRITKDMLLIDDMAAEETLQLQGLIHLALENLSSLFLSLVENDDDKFLDHHTWVQLDESIPSLKKFRKLAELLDMSLKSITAAWESGELANCGFTSSEMRNFIKAIFADSPLRKECLGWIAANPA is encoded by the exons ATGGCCGACGACGTCCGCGAGCTCCTTCTCTCGACCACCGCCGACGCCGACCCCTCCACCCCGCTATCCGCGCCCGACCTCCGCCTCCTCATCGACCACCTCCGCCACCGCTCCGACCGCCTGCACGCCTCCGCCCTCTCCTTCGCCTCCTCCAACCGCGAGCCGCTCGCCTCCGCGCTCCTCCGAGCCGCCAGCTCCGCGGCCTCGTCAGCGTCCCTCCAGTCCTCCCTCCAGTCGGCGCTCTCCCCGCTCTCCTCCTCCCCGGACCTGTCCGACCTCAGGTCCCTCTCCGATCGCCTCGTAGCGGCCCGCCGCGAGCTCCGCGAGCGCCAGGAGCACCTCGCTGCCGCATCCTCCGTAGCTTCTCTCTCTGCGCGGCTTCGCGCCGCTCGCGCCTCAGCCAACCCCCTTgatgctgccgctgccgccgccgagcTCAAGCCCCTCCTGGTGAACCCCGAGGGATCTGGATCCGGTGGGGACGAGCCAGTCGTGTTTGGGCTTCTTCGGGGTGAATGGGAGCAGCTCGTAGACGAG TTGCAAGTAGGACTTTCGAAGAATGTGGAGGAGTGCGTGGAGTTTGCACCGGAGGGAGGGAAGGTAGTGGTGAGGGCTGGACCGAGCGGCAGTTCAAGTGGAACACCCGGTGTTGAGCTTCGTGTGGCGCTGCAGGCATTGGAA ATAATCGATTCTCTAGACTATGGGATGGCAAAAGTCGCAGATTTGATGGTAAAGCATGTTTTTATTCCAGCAATCAGCAACATATCTGTCACAGTTTCTGTAGAAGTGCTTGAGAAAAATGGCTCCACATACCCAGCATCAGTCTTGAGTATAGTCCCCTCAGAGGAACTACAG GGCTACAAAGATGGTTCAGTCCTTTACTCAAGAATAATTGATGTCATCAAGTTTGCTCGCAAGTTCATTTGTGTGGAAAATATCACATGGATGCAGTCCTTTGCAAAGTTAACCTGGTCAAGAATTTCTGATCTGGTTATCACACATTTTCTCTCTAAG GCTGTTCCGGATGAGGCGTCCAAGCTGATTGAGTTCCAAGATGTTATAAGGAGTACAACTGAATTTGAGAATACTCTTAGGGGTATGATGTTTATTTCGCCTGACAGAAAGGATGGCAAGTTAACCCAATTTGTTGATGATGTTGAAGTTCATTTTGCTGTAAGGAAGAGAAATGAGATCTTAGTGAAAGCAAGATACATTCTTGTACAATATGACTACAAAAATCCTCTT GCATCAGATGACCATGGAGATTCTGTTGTTGATTTACTTTTCCAGCCAGAGAAGTGTTTTATATCTAAATCAGCACTTCAGTTAATGAAATTGGTCCATGGAGCCCTCAAG GATGCTTGTTTGTCGTCCGCAAGAGTCGCAAAGGAGTTTTGCTGTGCTGCTAGGGATGCCTTGCTCTTGTATAAGGCTATTGTGCCAGTTCAG CTAGAGAAGCAACTCAATAGTATCAGTCCGGTGGCTGCCATCCTTCACAATGACTTCTACCATTTATCCCAAGAAATTCTTGGTCTTGCATTTGAG TACCGTGCAGATTTTCCTAGTGGTCAACAAAAACTAGTTGTTTTTGTGGATTTAGCTCCAATCTTCTCCCAGATGGCAGATGGTATACTGAGAAGACAAATACAGTTTGCAACGGCTAACTTAAGCGAG GCTATAGATGGCGCTGATGGTTTTCAGAACACGCACCAATCTCAGCATTGTGAATCAGCAAAATTTAGTATTGAGCAG GTGGTGTTCATTTTAGAGAAGATACACATTATGTGGGAATCGGTACTGCCTAGGTCAATTTATAGGAGAAGTATGTTTCATGTCCTTGGACCTGTCTTTTCTAGAATTACAAAGGACATGCTTCTGATAGATGACATGGCAGCAGAGGAGACCTTGCAG CTGCAAGGCCTTATACATTTGGCTCTTGAAAACCTCTCCTCACTATTTCTGTCCctggttgagaatgatgatgataagttcTTGGATCATCATACCTGGGTCCAGCTGGATGAGAGTATACCATCGTTGAAGAAGTTCCGAAAACTAGCAG AGTTGCTTGATATGTCGTTGAAGTCCATCACAGCTGCTTGGGAAAGCGGGGAGCTAGCTAACTGTGGTTTCACATCATCTGAG ATGCGGAATTTCATCAAAGCAATTTTCGCCGATTCACCTCTTCGAAAGGAGTGCTTAGGCTGGATCGCCGCGAACCCAGCTTAG